The Elaeis guineensis isolate ETL-2024a chromosome 13, EG11, whole genome shotgun sequence genome includes a region encoding these proteins:
- the LOC105056511 gene encoding transcription termination factor MTERF8, chloroplastic, which translates to MSLAKPSSAFLRGSGTRTNILLPLFHRHRLDDLLFSSSATAAAAAADEGEKSSQRCHVVVEYLINSCGLSSAEASKASKSLAHLKSTERIDAFLGSLRSHGFDDASLRTVVSRYPKLLNYSAERNLAPKFQFFRDLGFSGSDLSRLFLSSANVFGLSLHRTIQSRLDFWMRLLGSKEHLVKLLKSNLWVINNSIERVIMPNLSLLRECGISDQRTAWVLRRTPTFICRSPKKFRALIERVEELGVPRSSGMFLWALWALSRVSEAKFNAKLQVMRSFGLSEVESFAALRKDPRFLTNSEEMLSAKMTFLVKEVGFEPAEVAFRPKLLTFSLEKRLMPRHRIMQMLKASGLPCGKKQFTTVLSPSEKVFREKYVNPHKEKVPGLLEMYVAACGKGSTI; encoded by the coding sequence ATGTCTCTTGCCAAGCCCTCCTCCGCCTTCCTCCGCGGGAGTGGCACGAGAACCAATATCCTCCTTCCCCTCTTCCACCGTCATCGCCTcgatgacctcctcttctcctcctccgccaccgccgccgccgccgcggcGGACGAAGGCGAGAAATCGTCTCAAAGATGCCATGTTGTGGTCGAATATCTCATCAACTCGTGTGGCCTCTCCTCCGCGGAGGCTTCCAAAGCCTCCAAATCCCTCGCCCACCTCAAATCTACCGAGAGGATAGACGCCTTCCTCGGATCCTTGAGAAGCCACGGTTTCGACGACGCCAGTCTCAGAACGGTCGTATCTCGCTACCCGAAATTGCTCAACTATAGTGCCGAGAGGAATCTGGCTCCAAAGTTCCAATTTTTCCGGGATCTGGGATTCTCTGGATCCGACCTCAGCCGGTTGTTCCTCTCAAGTGCCAATGTTTTTGGCCTCAGCCTCCACCGCACCATCCAGTCCCGGTTGGATTTCTGGATGCGCCTCCTCGGCTCCAAAGAGCACCTCGTGAAGCTCCTCAAAAGCAACTTATGGGTTATCAACAACAGCATTGAGAGGGTCATCATGCCCAATCTCTCACTGCTGCGGGAGTGcggcatctcagatcaaaggacggCTTGGGTGCTGCGGCGGACCCCCACATTCATCTGCAGGAGTCCGAAAAAATTCAGAGCTTTGATTGAGCGGGTCGAGGAATTGGGGGTACCCCGCAGCTCGGGGATGTTCTTGTGGGCTCTCTGGGCTCTGAGCCGTGTCAGTGAGGCCAAATTCAATGCTAAACTCCAAGTCATGAGGAGTTTTGGGTTGTCAGAGGTTGAATCCTTTGCTGCCCTCCGCAAGGATCCAAGATTTCTTACGAATTCTGAGGAAATGTTGTCTGCAAAGATGACCTTTTTGGTAAAGGAAGTTGGTTTTGAGCCAGCGGAGGTTGCCTTCCGTCCGAAGCTCCTCACGTTCAGCTTGGAGAAGAGGTTGATGCCTCGGCATCGGATCATGCAGATGTTGAAGGCGAGCGGGTTGCCTTGTGGGAAAAAGCAGTTCACCACTGTTCTTTCTCCTTCGGAGAAAGTGTTCAGAGAGAAGTATGTAAACCCACACAAGGAAAAGGTTCCAGGACTATTAGAGATGTATGTTGCTGCATGTGGCAAGGGAAGCACCATTTAA
- the LOC105056510 gene encoding uncharacterized protein, translating to MLPLAELSSSVLRRDSPRIFVGFFHRRLLSTADAGSVAVAPGENPSPKPHFMAEYLARSCGFSPDKAAEAASKHLRRIKSPQQPDSVLNFFRSHGFDDADIKKVVSRIPRCLGLDVEETLAPKFRALRDLGFSQSDVAHLILSNPSVLNLRFPQNVLPKVEFWRDLLGSDEFLIKWLKRKRWLFNYSIERTILPNLSLLRACGISDKRISLVAKQQPSIVCQKMESLQALADRVEGLGVPRHSSMFVWTLLSLQRVSTTTFEAKKKLMKSLGWSDSEFLSACQRQSTFLSKSAKAIQRKMEFLEKETGCEPSYVARYPELLMMSLEKRLVPRHHVMEMMKSQGLHGGAFQLATIMKLSEKKFTEKFVLCYKEKAPELHDLYVSLSCKGAPL from the coding sequence ATGCTGCCACTGGCCGAGCTCTCCTCCTCCGTCCTCCGGCGTGATAGCCCCAGGATCTTCGTCGGCTTCTTCCAtcgccgcctcctctccaccgccgaTGCCGGCTCCGTCGCCGTCGCCCCCGGCGAGAACCCGTCGCCCAAACCGCATTTCATGGCGGAATACCTCGCGAGATCGTGCGGATTTTCTCCGGACAAGGCGGCTGAAGCAGCATCCAAGCACCTCCGCCGCATCAAATCCCCTCAgcagccggactccgtcctgaaCTTCTTCAGAAGCCACGGTTTTGACGACGCTGACATCAAAAAGGTCGTGTCTAGAATCCCCAGATGTCTCGGGCTCGACGTGGAGGAGACCCTGGCCCCAAAGTTCCGAGCTTTACGAGATCTCGGCTTCTCCCAGTCCGACGTCGCCCACCTCATCCTCTCCAACccctccgtcctcaacctcaggTTCCCCCAAAACGTCCTCCCCAAGGTCGAGTTCTGGAGGGATCTCCTGGGCTCCGATGAGTTCTTGATAAAGTGGTTGAAAAGGAAACGATGGCTCttcaactacagtatcgagaggACGATCCTTCCGAACCTGTCACTCTTACGGGCCTGCGGCATTTCAGACAAGAGGATCTCTTTGGTCGCAAAGCAGCAGCCTTCGATTGTCTGCCAGAAGATGGAATCACTGCAGGCTTTGGCTGATCGCGTCGAGGGGCTGGGAGTACCCCGCCACTCCAGCATGTTCGTCTGGACTCTGCTCAGTCTCCAGAGGGTCAGTACAACCACCTTCGAGGCCAAGAAGAAGCTTATGAAGAGCTTGGGGTGGTCGGATTCGGAGTTCCTCTCTGCGTGCCAAAGGCAATCTACTTTCTTATCTAAGTCGGCGAAGGCGATACAGAGAAAGATGGAATTTTTGGAGAAGGAAACTGGGTGTGAGCCATCCTATGTCGCGAGATACCCAGAGCTTCTCATGATGAGCTTGGAGAAGAGGTTGGTTCCCAGGCATCATGTCATGGAGATGATGAAGTCTCAAGGGTTACATGGTGGGGCATTTCAATTAGCTACCATTATGAAGTTATCGGAAAAGAAATTTACAGAGAAATTTGTTCTCTGCTACAAAGAGAAAGCCCCTGAATTGCATGATTTGTATGTTTCTCTCAGTTGCAAGGGAGCTCCTCTGTAG
- the LOC105056507 gene encoding uncharacterized protein, producing the protein MLPLAELSSSVLRRDCPRIFVSFFYRRLLSTADAGAVAPGENPSPKPYYMAEYLARSCGFSPDKAAEAASKYLRRIKSPQLPDSVLDFCKSHGFDDADIRKLVSRNPRCLGLDVEETLAPKFRALRDLGFSQSDIAHLILCNPSVLNLRFPHNVLPKIELWRDLLGSNELLIKRLKRNQWLFGYSIAKTILPNLSLLRACGISDKRISSVAKQRPSIVCQKTESLQALADRVEGLGVSRHSGMFVWTLLSLHSVSRTTFEAKKKLMKSLGWSDSEFLSACRRQAPFLSKSAKTIQRKMEFLVKETGCEPSYVARYPELLMMSLEKRLVPRRHVMEMMKSKGLHGGAFQLATIMKLSEKKFTEEFVLCYKEKAPELHDWYVSLSCKGAPP; encoded by the coding sequence ATGCTACCACTGGCCGAGCTCTCCTCCTCCGTCCTCCGGCGCGATTGCCCCAGGATCTTCGTCTCCTTCTTCTAtcgccgcctcctctccaccgccgaTGCCGGAGCCGTCGCCCCCGGCGAGAACCCGTCGCCCAAACCGTATTACATGGCGGAATACCTCGCGAGATCGTGCGGATTCTCTCCGGACAAGGCGGCTGAAGCAGCATCCAAATACCTCCGCCGCATCAAATCCCCTCAACTGCCAGACTCCGTCCTGGATTTCTGCAAAAGCCACGGTTTTGACGACGCCGACATCAGAAAGCTCGTGTCTAGAAACCCCAGATGTCTCGGCCTCGACGTGGAGGAGACCCTGGCCCCAAAGTTCCGAGCTTTACGAGATCTCGGCTTCTCCCAGTCCGACATCGCCCACCTCATCCTCTGCAACccctccgtcctcaacctcaggTTCCCCCACAACGTGCTCCCCAAGATTGAGCTGTGGAGGGATCTTCTgggctccaatgagctcttgatAAAGCGGTTGAAGAGGAACCAATGGCTTTTCGGCTACAGTATCGCGAAAACGATCCTTCCGAACCTGTCACTCTTACGGGCCTGCGGCATTTCGGACAAGAGGATCTCTTCGGTCGCAAAGCAGCGGCCTTCGATTGTCTGCCAGAAGACGGAATCACTGCAGGCTTTGGCTGATCGCGTCGAGGGGCTGGGAGTATCCCGCCACTCCGGCATGTTCGTTTGGACTCTGCTCAGTCTCCACAGTGTCAGCAGAACCACCTTCGAGGCCAAGAAGAAGCTTATGAAGAGCTTGGGGTGGTCGGATTCGGAGTTCCTCTCTGCGTGCCGAAGGCAAGCTCCATTTTTATCCAAGTCGGCGAAGACAATACAGAGAAAGATGGAATTTTTGGTGAAGGAAACTGGGTGTGAGCCATCCTATGTCGCGAGATACCCAGAGCTTCTCATGATGAGCTTGGAGAAGAGGTTGGTTCCCAGGCGTCATGTCATGGAGATGATGAAGTCTAAAGGGTTACATGGTGGGGCATTTCAGTTGGCTACCATTATGAAGTTATCAGAAAAGAAATTTACAGAAGAATTTGTTCTCTGCTACAAAGAGAAAGCCCCTGAATTGCATGATTGGTATGTTTCTCTCAGCTGCAAGGGAGCTCCTCCGTAG